A single genomic interval of Adhaeribacter pallidiroseus harbors:
- a CDS encoding EamA family transporter: MKIYLAFAAIYLIWGSTFLGIRFTIETMPPLFMSGFRFLLAGLILFLYARLQGVARPTARQFKSSAIIGVLLVLIGNGGVAWAEQAVPSSMAALLIATVPLWITLLGYLFFGKPKPDIRTVLGLILGLAGVLVLIGPDNLLGQGNMDVLSMLIIVVGTVSWAFGSLYAARGKNVAAPIMSSAVQMLTGGVLQVIVGFLIGEYTDLNFAAFSTKSILAFCYLVVFGSLIGFSSYSWLIRVAPPSRVATYAFVNPLVAVLLGWFFANEPVTMQMLFAGLLILPAVILILQANAKKERVTSGSVIPTPALQKK, encoded by the coding sequence TTGAAAATTTACCTGGCTTTTGCGGCTATTTACCTTATCTGGGGATCTACCTTCCTCGGCATCCGGTTTACCATTGAAACCATGCCGCCTTTGTTTATGTCGGGATTCCGGTTTTTACTGGCGGGTTTAATTTTATTTTTGTATGCCCGCCTCCAAGGTGTCGCTCGGCCCACTGCCCGGCAATTTAAAAGCAGCGCAATTATCGGGGTTTTGCTGGTATTAATTGGTAATGGGGGAGTAGCCTGGGCCGAACAAGCGGTGCCCTCGAGTATGGCGGCTTTGTTAATTGCTACGGTGCCCTTATGGATTACTTTGCTAGGGTATTTATTTTTCGGGAAACCCAAACCGGATATTAGAACTGTTTTGGGCTTAATTTTAGGTTTAGCGGGTGTTCTGGTGTTAATCGGGCCCGATAACTTATTAGGGCAGGGCAACATGGATGTATTAAGTATGTTGATCATTGTGGTGGGTACCGTATCCTGGGCTTTTGGTTCATTGTACGCGGCCCGGGGTAAAAACGTGGCAGCTCCTATTATGTCTTCGGCAGTGCAAATGCTTACGGGGGGCGTATTGCAGGTAATCGTTGGTTTTTTAATAGGCGAGTACACCGATTTAAACTTTGCGGCTTTTTCCACGAAATCCATTCTGGCGTTTTGCTACCTGGTGGTGTTTGGTTCGTTAATCGGTTTTTCGTCATACAGCTGGCTTATTCGGGTAGCCCCACCGAGCCGCGTGGCTACTTATGCTTTTGTAAACCCGTTAGTAGCCGTATTGCTGGGTTGGTTTTTTGCGAACGAACCGGTAACCATGCAAATGTTATTTGCTGGTTTGCTTATTTTACCAGCGGTTATTTTAATTCTTCAGGCTAACGCTAAAAAGGAGCGAGTTACTTCTGGTTCGGTAATACCAACTCCGGCTCTGCAAAAAAAGTAG
- the cysC gene encoding adenylyl-sulfate kinase — protein sequence MAENIHPIFDSTLTRASKEELLRQRAIVVWMVGLSGSGKSTLAKGLELALHQRGHLTQLLDGDNLRSGINNNLGFSDADRLENIRRSAETAKLFLNAGLVTICSLISPTAEIRNMAKNIIGEADFYEVYINAPFEVCAQRDVKGLYKKALNGEIKNFTGLDAPFEEPQNPDLEIRTDQEDYAVSLQKLLDAIVPRITFAALG from the coding sequence ATGGCAGAAAATATTCACCCGATTTTTGACTCAACGCTCACCCGGGCCAGCAAAGAAGAACTGCTGCGCCAACGGGCTATAGTTGTTTGGATGGTGGGCTTGTCCGGTTCGGGTAAAAGTACTTTGGCGAAAGGGTTGGAACTTGCCCTGCACCAGCGCGGGCACCTCACCCAACTACTCGACGGCGATAATTTGCGCAGCGGCATTAATAATAATTTAGGTTTTAGCGATGCCGACCGTTTAGAAAATATTCGCCGGTCCGCCGAAACAGCCAAGTTGTTTTTAAATGCCGGTTTAGTAACCATTTGTTCACTTATCAGCCCCACCGCCGAAATCCGGAATATGGCAAAAAACATTATCGGCGAAGCTGACTTTTACGAAGTGTACATCAACGCGCCTTTTGAAGTTTGCGCGCAACGCGATGTAAAAGGTTTGTACAAAAAAGCGCTGAATGGCGAGATCAAGAATTTTACTGGCCTGGATGCACCCTTTGAAGAACCCCAAAACCCTGACCTGGAGATTCGTACCGACCAGGAAGACTACGCGGTTAGCTTGCAAAAGCTTTTGGATGCTATTGTACCCCGCATTACCTTTGCCGCTTTAGGTTAA
- a CDS encoding phosphoadenylyl-sulfate reductase: MTEFEQLTEDIRQDLDAYKARGLKIFASSSLQTNSMPLLHIISQVASEIPIYFLNTGYHFPETLEFRQQVKDLLGLNITDLFSAVPKYQQRDANGRLLFTSDPDYCCYLNKIQPLEPILASNDVWISGVRGDQSKVRAQMKREEKAPNGVLRYHPMLGWTSKMVYDYIRLHKLPKHPLEGEGYVSIGCEPCTRKIDVDALLDDRNGRWFGMNKTECGLHTQLIAK, encoded by the coding sequence ATGACCGAGTTTGAACAATTAACCGAAGATATCCGTCAGGATTTAGATGCTTATAAAGCACGCGGTTTAAAGATATTTGCTTCTTCGTCGTTACAGACGAACAGCATGCCTTTATTGCACATTATCAGCCAGGTGGCGTCCGAAATTCCTATTTATTTTTTAAATACGGGTTACCATTTTCCGGAAACCCTGGAGTTCCGGCAACAGGTAAAAGATTTGCTGGGCTTAAACATTACCGATTTGTTTTCGGCGGTGCCAAAATACCAGCAACGTGATGCTAACGGCCGTTTGCTCTTTACCTCCGACCCGGATTATTGCTGCTATTTAAACAAAATTCAGCCTTTAGAACCAATTCTGGCCAGCAACGATGTATGGATCAGTGGGGTACGCGGCGACCAGAGCAAAGTACGGGCGCAAATGAAGCGCGAAGAAAAAGCGCCTAACGGTGTGTTGCGCTACCACCCGATGCTGGGCTGGACCAGCAAAATGGTATACGACTACATCCGGTTACATAAATTACCTAAGCATCCGCTCGAAGGCGAAGGATACGTGAGCATTGGTTGCGAGCCTTGCACCCGCAAAATAGACGTTGATGCTTTACTCGACGACCGCAACGGCCGCTGGTTTGGTATGAACAAAACCGAATGCGGTTTACACACGCAATTAATCGCCAAATAA
- the cysD gene encoding sulfate adenylyltransferase subunit CysD, producing the protein MYSYKLSYLKQLEAESIFLIREAVAQFENPVLLFSGGKDSIVMAHLARKAFWPSKLPFPMLHVDTGHNFPETIEFRDYLVNKIGARLIVRTVQESIDNGLAQEEKGPNPSRNGLQTITLLSAIEEFKFDAAFGGARRDEEKARAKERFFSHRDEFGQWDPKNQRPELWHLYNGRKNVGEHFRVFPLSNWTELDIWQYIASENLEIPSIYFSHQREIVNRQGVLLAKSEYISLLKNEQYEEQTVRFRTVGDMTCTGAVFSPANTIEDIIAEVAAARVTERAARADDQRSEAAMEDRKKQGYF; encoded by the coding sequence ATGTATTCCTATAAACTTAGTTATCTAAAGCAACTCGAAGCCGAATCTATATTTTTGATTCGGGAAGCCGTGGCGCAATTTGAAAATCCGGTATTGCTGTTCTCCGGTGGCAAAGACTCTATTGTAATGGCGCATTTGGCCCGCAAAGCTTTCTGGCCCAGTAAGTTGCCCTTCCCGATGTTGCACGTGGATACCGGCCACAACTTTCCCGAAACGATTGAATTCCGGGATTACCTGGTAAATAAAATTGGGGCCCGCCTGATTGTGCGTACCGTGCAGGAATCCATTGATAATGGTTTGGCCCAGGAAGAAAAAGGCCCGAACCCCAGCCGCAACGGTTTGCAAACCATAACGCTGCTCAGCGCCATCGAAGAATTTAAGTTTGATGCTGCTTTTGGGGGTGCCCGCCGCGACGAAGAAAAAGCCCGTGCCAAAGAACGGTTCTTTTCGCACCGCGACGAATTTGGTCAGTGGGACCCCAAAAATCAACGCCCCGAGTTGTGGCATTTATACAACGGCCGTAAAAACGTGGGCGAACATTTCCGGGTGTTCCCGCTCAGTAACTGGACCGAACTGGATATCTGGCAGTACATTGCTTCCGAAAATTTAGAAATTCCGAGCATCTACTTCTCGCACCAGCGCGAAATTGTAAACCGCCAGGGCGTTTTATTGGCTAAATCGGAATATATTTCTTTGTTAAAGAATGAACAGTACGAAGAACAAACCGTTCGTTTCCGGACCGTCGGCGACATGACATGTACGGGAGCGGTTTTTTCGCCGGCCAATACCATTGAAGACATTATTGCCGAAGTAGCCGCCGCCCGGGTTACCGAACGCGCCGCTCGCGCCGACGACCAGCGTTCGGAAGCGGCCATGGAAGACCGCAAAAAACAAGGCTATTTTTAA
- the cysQ gene encoding 3'(2'),5'-bisphosphate nucleotidase CysQ, which yields MAAIDVSALMPELLLIAKKAGEAIMQIYNQPASFTLITLKSDQSPLTQADQAANDLISVRLAVLTPNVPVLSEEGKMVPYEERQAWPLYWCVDPLDGTKEFISRNGEFTVNIALIVGTTPVAGVIYAPVTDELYFTDGQNGAYKVKGNQESVKLAVIGKTDTLIAVKSRSHGAPEEIAFLNQFSVADEIRVGSSLKFCLIAEGKAQLYFRHGPTMEWDTAAGHAILAQAGGKVTGPDGEPFTYNKPSLLNGSFLCTAWQ from the coding sequence ATGGCTGCCATTGATGTTTCTGCTTTAATGCCCGAATTGTTACTAATAGCTAAAAAGGCCGGTGAGGCTATCATGCAAATTTATAATCAGCCCGCTAGTTTTACCCTGATAACTTTAAAAAGCGATCAATCACCACTCACGCAGGCCGACCAAGCCGCGAATGATTTAATTTCGGTCAGATTGGCAGTTTTGACCCCCAATGTGCCTGTTTTATCTGAAGAAGGAAAAATGGTGCCCTACGAAGAGCGGCAAGCCTGGCCTTTGTATTGGTGCGTAGACCCCCTGGATGGTACCAAAGAGTTCATCAGCCGCAATGGCGAATTCACGGTAAATATTGCTTTGATAGTAGGAACTACTCCGGTAGCCGGAGTTATTTATGCCCCCGTTACCGACGAGCTTTACTTTACCGATGGGCAGAACGGAGCTTATAAAGTAAAAGGTAATCAGGAATCGGTAAAGCTGGCAGTAATTGGAAAAACGGATACATTAATAGCGGTAAAAAGCCGTTCGCATGGTGCTCCTGAAGAAATAGCCTTTTTAAACCAGTTTTCAGTTGCTGATGAAATTCGTGTTGGATCTTCTTTAAAGTTTTGTTTAATCGCGGAAGGGAAGGCGCAACTGTATTTCCGGCATGGACCTACCATGGAATGGGATACGGCGGCCGGACACGCCATTTTGGCGCAAGCGGGTGGCAAAGTAACCGGACCAGATGGCGAGCCGTTTACGTACAATAAACCTTCTTTGCTGAATGGCAGCTTTTTATGCACCGCTTGGCAGTAA
- a CDS encoding Mov34/MPN/PAD-1 family protein, whose translation MKLQLTETAQRLIQEHATEIYPDECCGFLYGHETEVRLVQETVPVINSKNGDKRRRFEISPVDYMRAEKYALENNTSLLGVYHSHPDHPARPSEHDLNQAVPYFSYIIVSVREGKVADLTSWQLNEANQFEEESILQNQNFIHHN comes from the coding sequence ATGAAATTACAACTCACCGAAACCGCCCAGCGCCTGATTCAGGAACACGCCACCGAGATTTATCCGGATGAATGCTGCGGTTTTTTGTACGGCCACGAAACCGAGGTACGATTGGTGCAGGAAACCGTGCCGGTAATTAACAGCAAAAATGGCGATAAACGCCGCCGTTTCGAGATTTCTCCGGTTGATTACATGCGAGCCGAAAAATATGCGCTGGAGAACAACACTAGTTTATTAGGAGTGTATCACTCTCATCCCGATCATCCAGCCCGGCCATCGGAGCACGATTTAAACCAGGCCGTGCCGTATTTCTCTTACATTATTGTGTCAGTTAGAGAGGGCAAAGTAGCTGACTTAACTTCGTGGCAGTTAAACGAGGCGAATCAGTTCGAAGAAGAATCTATTTTACAAAACCAAAATTTTATTCACCATAACTAA
- the cysN gene encoding sulfate adenylyltransferase subunit CysN, whose translation MEIKEQKREADLLRFITCGSVDDGKSTLIGRLLYDTKTIFEDQLQNIERTSQMRGEEYVNLALLTDGLRAEREQGITIDVAYRYFATPRRKFIMADTPGHIQYTRNMVTGASTANLAVVLVDARKGVIEQTCRHTFITSLLKIDHIILCVNKMDLVDYSQEVYEKIKIDFQNFISRLDIADVRYVPVSALQGDNIVNKSTKMPWYEGSTLLYMLENVHLGSDLNHVDARFPVQYVLRPQSNEYHDFRGYAGRVEGGVFKPGDEVLVLPSGFTSTVKAIETFDGPVAEAFAPMSVVITLNDEIDISRGDMLVKPNNQPEISQDLEVMVCWMSEKPLVKGKKYIIRHTTKEAKCLVKDIRYKMNINTLHKIEDDLNIGLNDIGRITLRTTLPLFYDDYRKNSGTGSLILVDEFTNETVAAAIIL comes from the coding sequence ATGGAAATAAAAGAACAAAAACGCGAAGCTGATTTGCTGCGCTTTATAACCTGCGGCAGCGTAGATGATGGCAAAAGTACCCTCATCGGCCGTTTGCTGTACGATACCAAAACCATTTTTGAAGACCAGCTTCAAAACATTGAGCGCACCAGCCAGATGCGCGGCGAAGAGTACGTAAACCTGGCGCTGCTCACCGACGGCCTGCGCGCCGAACGGGAACAAGGCATTACCATTGATGTGGCCTACCGGTACTTCGCGACGCCCAGACGCAAATTTATCATGGCCGATACGCCGGGCCACATCCAATATACTCGTAACATGGTTACCGGCGCTTCCACAGCTAACTTAGCCGTAGTTCTGGTAGATGCCCGCAAAGGCGTTATCGAGCAAACCTGCCGCCATACGTTTATTACTTCGCTTTTAAAAATCGATCATATCATTTTGTGCGTAAACAAAATGGATTTGGTGGATTACAGCCAGGAAGTTTACGAAAAAATTAAAATTGATTTTCAGAATTTTATTTCCCGCTTAGATATTGCCGATGTGCGCTACGTGCCGGTAAGCGCTTTGCAGGGCGATAATATTGTGAATAAATCCACGAAAATGCCGTGGTACGAAGGCTCTACTTTGCTGTACATGCTCGAAAATGTGCACCTTGGCAGCGACCTGAACCACGTAGATGCCCGCTTCCCGGTGCAATACGTGTTGCGCCCGCAAAGTAACGAGTACCACGATTTCCGGGGTTACGCCGGCCGCGTAGAAGGGGGCGTGTTTAAGCCCGGCGACGAAGTGCTGGTGTTACCATCGGGTTTTACCAGTACGGTTAAAGCCATCGAAACCTTCGACGGCCCGGTGGCCGAAGCTTTTGCCCCGATGTCGGTGGTAATTACTTTAAACGACGAGATTGATATTAGCCGCGGCGACATGCTGGTAAAACCTAACAACCAGCCCGAGATTAGTCAGGATTTAGAAGTAATGGTTTGCTGGATGAGCGAGAAGCCCTTGGTAAAAGGCAAAAAATACATTATCCGTCACACCACCAAAGAAGCTAAATGCCTGGTAAAAGATATTCGTTACAAAATGAATATTAATACCCTACACAAAATTGAAGACGACCTGAATATTGGCTTAAACGACATTGGCCGCATTACCCTGCGTACCACCCTGCCCTTATTTTACGACGATTACCGCAAGAATTCCGGTACGGGTAGTTTAATTTTGGTAGATGAGTTTACCAACGAAACCGTAGCGGCCGCCATTATATTATAA
- a CDS encoding PLP-dependent cysteine synthase family protein encodes MLLTAETQDLQEQLSTLSSFIGNTPLFPITRAYSKPGVKIYAKLEWQQLGGSVKARPAFRIIQDAVKSGQLQPGQSLLDASSGNTAIAYAAIGAAIQIPVTICLPENASEERKTLLKAFGANIVYTSRFGSTDEAQEIAKQLYSDYPDRYFYADQYGNQSNWQAHYHTTANEIFRQTKGEITHFVAGLGTTGTFTGTSRKLKELNPEIELISLQPDAAMHGLEGWKHLETARVPKIYDATIANQNLAIDTYEAFDLIQKVAQKEGLLISPSAAANLAGAIKVADSIEEGVIVTVFPDNAEKYAEVLKSLF; translated from the coding sequence ATGTTACTCACCGCCGAAACGCAAGATTTACAAGAGCAACTAAGTACTTTAAGTTCTTTTATAGGCAATACGCCTTTGTTCCCGATTACCCGGGCTTACAGCAAACCGGGCGTTAAAATTTACGCGAAACTAGAGTGGCAACAACTAGGCGGCAGCGTGAAAGCCCGGCCAGCTTTCCGGATTATTCAGGATGCGGTGAAAAGCGGCCAATTACAACCCGGTCAATCTTTACTGGATGCTTCGAGCGGTAATACGGCCATTGCCTACGCCGCTATTGGCGCTGCCATACAAATTCCGGTTACTATTTGCTTACCCGAAAATGCTTCCGAAGAACGGAAAACCTTACTAAAAGCTTTCGGCGCTAACATCGTGTATACTTCCCGTTTCGGCTCCACAGACGAAGCGCAGGAAATTGCCAAACAGTTATATTCTGATTACCCGGACCGGTATTTCTACGCCGATCAATACGGTAACCAAAGTAACTGGCAAGCCCATTACCATACCACGGCTAACGAAATTTTCCGGCAAACCAAAGGGGAGATTACCCACTTTGTGGCCGGTTTAGGCACTACGGGTACGTTTACCGGCACTAGCCGCAAGCTGAAAGAGTTAAATCCAGAAATCGAATTAATATCGTTGCAACCCGATGCCGCCATGCACGGTCTGGAAGGGTGGAAGCACCTGGAAACCGCGCGGGTTCCGAAGATTTACGATGCTACTATTGCTAATCAAAATCTGGCGATTGATACCTACGAGGCTTTCGACTTAATTCAGAAAGTTGCGCAAAAAGAAGGATTGTTAATTAGTCCTTCGGCCGCCGCTAATTTAGCGGGTGCCATTAAAGTGGCCGATAGCATCGAAGAAGGAGTAATCGTAACGGTTTTCCCGGACAATGCCGAAAAATACGCCGAAGTATTAAAGTCGCTGTTTTAG
- a CDS encoding sulfite exporter TauE/SafE family protein: MDFLITPLLLVFAGLLVSAFGTLVGFGGGVFMVPLLIIFFGYPIEQAIGSSMSAMVPAALIASFFNYREKNIDYLVASLIQFPAMGGTVLGAFLVTFLPVLELQFTFAFFVIVVGFYLLGTPQNPPKSLRHTGMMYQLSHLPTSFIRKNHQKHLAYRLNGSLVVFFGFLTGTIAGLFGIGGGFLQTPAMIKIFRMPVKIATSTSLFILLITSITGFTTHYWLGHVIWDKSLPLMLGFALGATLGQSSKKMESRLPRMDYLIGMGLFLAGMTLIINIIMKAGVLFKISF, translated from the coding sequence ATGGATTTTCTAATTACACCGTTGCTCTTGGTTTTCGCAGGTTTATTGGTAAGTGCTTTTGGTACGCTGGTTGGCTTTGGCGGCGGGGTGTTTATGGTTCCGCTTTTAATTATTTTTTTTGGATACCCGATTGAGCAAGCCATTGGTAGCTCCATGTCGGCGATGGTACCGGCGGCTTTAATTGCGTCTTTTTTTAACTACCGCGAAAAAAATATTGATTACCTGGTAGCTTCGCTTATTCAGTTTCCGGCCATGGGCGGTACGGTGCTGGGGGCATTTCTGGTTACTTTTCTGCCGGTTTTAGAATTGCAGTTTACCTTTGCCTTTTTTGTAATTGTAGTGGGATTTTATTTACTAGGCACTCCTCAAAATCCGCCTAAATCATTACGCCATACCGGCATGATGTACCAATTAAGCCACTTGCCTACTTCTTTTATCCGGAAAAATCACCAGAAGCATTTGGCTTATCGCTTAAACGGCAGTTTAGTGGTATTTTTTGGCTTTTTAACCGGCACCATTGCGGGCTTGTTTGGCATTGGGGGCGGATTTCTGCAAACACCTGCCATGATCAAAATCTTCCGGATGCCGGTTAAAATTGCGACTTCTACCTCGTTGTTTATTTTACTGATTACCAGCATTACCGGGTTTACCACGCATTACTGGTTAGGGCACGTTATCTGGGATAAAAGCTTACCGCTCATGCTGGGTTTTGCATTGGGTGCCACGCTCGGCCAATCTTCAAAAAAAATGGAATCCCGTTTACCCCGCATGGATTATCTAATCGGGATGGGTTTATTTCTGGCCGGCATGACTTTGATTATCAATATCATTATGAAAGCCGGGGTACTTTTTAAAATTTCGTTCTGA
- a CDS encoding NAD-dependent epimerase/dehydratase family protein has protein sequence MKILLTGGAGYIGTELTHELLKNPEVQEVIIYDNLSRKNFNLFIGRNHLPDHRVRFIMGDILDSYKLRKVINEVDVVYHLAAKVLTTFSNDDPHLFEQVNHWGTAELSYALEQSPVKKVIYLSSASVYGDASVPMDENTEPQPRTYYGLSKHNGEKMIARLSDRLQTYIIRCGNVYGYSRSLRFDSVINKFMFDAHYTNRITVQGSGKQQRAFVHIQKVSQDLANILTHELASGTYNLVDKNLSVNELADTMKEIYPDLEMLFILQDRKSRTLFLNPDSRLEAISTYRPKTIAEELIAFSHHFAFVPSGFYK, from the coding sequence ATGAAAATACTCCTTACTGGCGGTGCCGGCTACATCGGCACCGAATTAACGCACGAACTTTTAAAAAACCCGGAAGTACAAGAAGTAATTATCTACGATAACTTAAGCCGCAAAAATTTTAATTTATTTATCGGTCGCAACCATTTGCCCGACCACCGGGTGCGGTTTATCATGGGCGATATTCTGGATTCGTACAAACTGCGCAAGGTCATTAACGAGGTAGATGTAGTTTACCATTTAGCGGCCAAAGTACTGACTACCTTCTCGAACGACGACCCGCATTTGTTTGAACAGGTAAACCATTGGGGCACCGCCGAATTAAGTTATGCTTTAGAGCAAAGCCCAGTAAAAAAAGTGATTTACTTGAGCTCGGCCTCGGTGTACGGCGATGCGAGTGTGCCCATGGACGAAAATACCGAGCCGCAACCGCGTACGTATTATGGTTTATCGAAACACAACGGCGAAAAAATGATAGCTCGTTTATCGGACCGCTTGCAAACCTACATTATCCGGTGCGGTAACGTGTATGGTTACAGCCGTAGTCTGCGCTTCGATTCGGTGATTAATAAGTTTATGTTTGATGCGCATTATACCAACCGCATTACGGTGCAAGGGAGTGGCAAACAACAACGGGCCTTCGTGCATATTCAAAAAGTAAGTCAGGATTTAGCCAACATACTTACCCATGAATTAGCATCGGGTACTTATAACCTGGTAGATAAAAACTTGAGCGTGAATGAACTGGCCGATACCATGAAGGAAATTTACCCGGACCTGGAGATGCTGTTTATCTTACAGGACCGGAAATCGCGAACCTTATTTTTAAATCCGGATAGCCGCCTGGAAGCGATTTCCACGTACCGGCCCAAAACCATTGCGGAAGAGTTAATTGCGTTTAGCCACCATTTTGCATTCGTGCCCAGCGGTTTTTATAAATAA
- a CDS encoding MoaD/ThiS family protein: MAKIIIPTPLRKFTGNQATIETNGSNVLESLQSLAETHPEIKKHIFDDAGQVRKFVRLYLGDEDIKALQNEQTAVQENSVISIIPAIAGGSK, encoded by the coding sequence ATGGCAAAAATTATCATTCCTACGCCCCTCCGGAAGTTTACCGGCAACCAGGCCACCATTGAAACCAACGGCTCTAACGTGTTGGAAAGTCTGCAAAGTTTAGCAGAGACGCACCCGGAAATAAAAAAACATATTTTCGACGATGCGGGGCAGGTGCGTAAGTTTGTGCGCTTATACCTCGGCGACGAGGACATTAAGGCCTTACAAAACGAGCAAACCGCTGTGCAGGAAAACTCCGTGATCAGTATTATCCCGGCCATTGCCGGTGGTAGCAAGTAA
- the moeB gene encoding molybdopterin-synthase adenylyltransferase MoeB has product MVTFNKQELERYSRHLIIPEFNIEGQRRLKAAKVLVVGTGGLGSPLLLYLTAAGVGTIGILDFDVVDDSNLQRQVLFSVADVGRPKVEAAKDRLAALNPHVNFIVHNERLTSENALDIIRDYDLVADGTDNFPTRYLVNDACVILNKPNVYGSIFRFEGQVSVFNYTDAEGKTGPNYRDLFPTPPPPGLVPSCAEGGVLGVLPGIIGSLQANEVIKVLTGVGEPLSGRLFLFDAAVFETRVLKVHKDPDNKPITELIDYEFFCGIGADDEDEKEKVKEISVSDLHEWQENHTDFQLIDVREPYEYEIANLHGELIPLAEVETAIDKIASDKNVVLHCRSGVRSAKAIAALEKKYGFKNLYNLKGGILAWANEIDPTMAKY; this is encoded by the coding sequence ATGGTAACTTTTAATAAACAAGAATTAGAGCGGTACAGCCGCCATTTGATAATACCGGAATTTAATATTGAAGGTCAGCGCCGTTTAAAAGCTGCCAAAGTTTTGGTAGTGGGCACCGGGGGTTTAGGCAGCCCTTTGTTGTTGTATTTAACCGCGGCCGGCGTGGGTACTATTGGTATCCTGGACTTCGACGTGGTAGACGATAGCAACTTGCAGCGCCAGGTTTTATTTAGTGTAGCCGATGTGGGCCGCCCGAAAGTAGAAGCGGCGAAAGATCGTTTGGCGGCTTTAAACCCGCACGTAAACTTTATCGTGCACAACGAACGGTTAACTTCCGAAAATGCGCTGGATATTATCCGGGACTATGATTTAGTAGCCGACGGTACCGATAATTTTCCGACCCGCTATTTGGTAAACGATGCCTGCGTTATTTTAAACAAACCCAACGTGTACGGTTCTATTTTCCGCTTCGAAGGGCAAGTTTCGGTATTTAACTACACCGATGCCGAAGGTAAAACCGGGCCTAATTACCGCGATTTATTCCCGACTCCACCGCCGCCCGGCTTAGTGCCGAGTTGCGCCGAAGGAGGCGTATTGGGCGTGTTGCCCGGTATAATTGGTTCTTTGCAAGCCAACGAAGTTATTAAAGTTTTAACCGGCGTAGGTGAGCCATTATCCGGCAGGTTATTCTTATTTGATGCCGCCGTATTCGAAACCCGGGTATTAAAAGTGCACAAAGATCCGGACAACAAACCCATAACTGAACTGATTGACTACGAATTCTTCTGCGGTATTGGTGCCGATGACGAAGACGAAAAGGAAAAAGTAAAAGAAATTTCGGTAAGTGATTTGCACGAATGGCAGGAAAACCACACCGATTTCCAGTTGATTGACGTGCGCGAGCCTTACGAATACGAAATTGCGAACTTACACGGCGAATTAATACCGCTGGCTGAAGTAGAAACTGCTATTGATAAAATTGCTTCCGATAAAAACGTAGTTTTGCATTGCCGTTCCGGGGTTCGGAGCGCGAAAGCAATTGCAGCTCTAGAGAAGAAATACGGTTTTAAAAATCTGTATAACCTAAAAGGTGGCATTCTGGCCTGGGCCAACGAAATTGATCCCACTATGGCTAAATACTAA